In Clostridium sp., one DNA window encodes the following:
- a CDS encoding MFS transporter: MSDKQGNFKETLTVSMSNFLDAGAIVAGASGLTLWMSFLNLDDMALGLLGAVSANGFGAALGALIGGPLADKYGRKFIYRYDLLFYMLGVALIALSFNFPMLLAGYIITGIAVGAVVPASWSYLGEQAPAGKRCANIGWGQFSWGFAPMTIFVLSIFLNRLGLLGNRIMFGMLFVIALITWILQQQIQESKIWEEQKEKEKAEDFVKAPTSEIFTIKANRHAFILSAGIYTLWNLVAGLQGYFLPFIFTKIGNLNNLQSNGLNAIIWFMTILFTYLVFIRKGDVWNRKAVFAVGCVMEVAAWLVLVFAPVGLVSLIIFDMLWGISAGFSAQCFFALWSVELFKTQYRGKAQGIIFFLVRAGVGIISLVFPTMLTALGFQKTGLFLVAVLAIQLVIGLIYTPETRGMSVYEIEKQRYGNDY, encoded by the coding sequence ATGTCTGATAAACAAGGTAATTTTAAAGAAACTTTGACGGTTTCAATGTCGAATTTCCTGGATGCAGGTGCAATTGTAGCAGGTGCAAGTGGATTGACATTGTGGATGAGCTTTCTGAATTTGGACGATATGGCTTTGGGACTTCTTGGAGCAGTTAGTGCCAATGGTTTTGGTGCAGCACTTGGAGCATTGATAGGCGGTCCTTTAGCTGATAAGTATGGAAGAAAATTTATTTATAGGTATGATTTATTGTTTTATATGCTTGGTGTTGCACTTATAGCGTTATCATTTAATTTTCCTATGCTTTTAGCAGGTTATATCATCACAGGTATAGCAGTAGGTGCGGTAGTTCCTGCATCATGGAGCTATCTGGGAGAACAGGCTCCAGCGGGAAAACGTTGCGCAAACATTGGATGGGGCCAATTTTCCTGGGGATTTGCTCCTATGACTATATTTGTTCTATCCATTTTTTTAAATAGATTGGGACTTTTAGGAAATAGAATCATGTTTGGAATGTTGTTTGTCATAGCATTGATTACGTGGATTCTGCAGCAGCAGATTCAGGAATCAAAAATATGGGAGGAGCAGAAAGAAAAGGAAAAGGCAGAGGACTTTGTAAAGGCTCCAACTAGTGAGATATTTACAATTAAGGCAAACAGGCATGCATTTATTCTCTCCGCAGGGATTTACACTTTGTGGAACCTGGTTGCTGGATTACAGGGATATTTCTTACCATTCATCTTTACTAAAATAGGTAACTTGAACAATCTACAATCCAATGGTTTAAATGCAATTATATGGTTTATGACGATTTTGTTTACTTATCTGGTATTCATAAGAAAGGGAGATGTATGGAATCGTAAGGCAGTATTTGCAGTAGGATGTGTTATGGAAGTTGCGGCATGGCTTGTTCTTGTCTTTGCACCTGTAGGATTGGTTTCACTTATAATCTTTGATATGTTGTGGGGAATTTCAGCAGGCTTTAGTGCACAGTGCTTTTTCGCTCTTTGGAGTGTGGAACTCTTTAAAACGCAGTATAGAGGCAAGGCACAGGGAATCATATTTTTCCTGGTACGTGCCGGAGTTGGAATAATTTCTTTGGTTTTCCCTACTATGTTGACGGCGCTTGGTTTCCAAAAGACAGGATTATTCCTTGTAGCAGTTTTGGCCATTCAGTTAGTTATAGGACTTATATATACGCCTGAAACAAGGGGAATGAGTGTTTACGAAATAGAAAAGCAAAGATATGGGAATGACTATTAA
- a CDS encoding AraC family transcriptional regulator — translation MNIRDLDKKLREMSPSEEKLKKLSGFKKDKSYDMELERHFSNRIIKNSWVINNEKLMKNSEDISIRKHDRFVKFNKHKHDYLELVFVYSGSIRQTVDDKSIEIKKGEILIMDMNVEHSIEESGEDDIAINVLIKKEFFDWVFMHQIADNDLMSNFIVKSLYEKNKFKQFLYFKTSKNKKVWNFMISILMEYHDNKNGMETAIRAYMILLFNELLRDYNKYLPHNVVYKIDSSIAVEIMKYIGNDYKNANLKDLAEHFNYSTDYMGKLVKKVTGKTFKELQKNIKIERAKYLLKNSNTSISDIVSKVGYSNLSYFYKQFKEDTGITPDEYRKNL, via the coding sequence ATGAATATTAGGGATTTGGATAAAAAGCTCAGGGAAATGAGTCCCAGTGAAGAAAAACTGAAAAAATTATCGGGATTTAAAAAAGATAAAAGCTATGATATGGAGCTGGAAAGGCATTTTTCAAACAGGATTATAAAGAACAGCTGGGTTATAAACAATGAAAAGCTTATGAAAAACTCAGAGGATATATCCATCCGTAAGCATGACAGATTTGTTAAATTCAACAAGCATAAGCATGATTATCTTGAACTGGTCTTTGTTTATTCTGGAAGTATAAGACAGACTGTTGATGACAAGTCCATTGAAATAAAAAAAGGTGAAATTTTAATTATGGATATGAATGTGGAGCATAGTATTGAAGAGTCGGGAGAAGATGACATAGCCATAAATGTACTTATAAAAAAGGAGTTTTTTGACTGGGTATTCATGCACCAAATTGCAGATAATGATTTGATGTCAAATTTTATTGTCAAATCATTGTATGAAAAAAATAAATTCAAACAGTTTTTGTATTTCAAAACATCAAAAAACAAAAAAGTATGGAATTTTATGATCAGCATATTAATGGAATATCATGATAATAAAAATGGTATGGAAACTGCAATAAGGGCATATATGATACTGTTGTTCAATGAACTGCTGAGAGACTATAACAAATATCTGCCCCATAATGTAGTATACAAGATAGATTCAAGCATAGCTGTTGAAATTATGAAATATATAGGAAATGATTATAAAAATGCAAATCTCAAGGATTTAGCTGAACACTTCAATTATAGTACTGATTATATGGGAAAACTGGTTAAAAAAGTTACAGGAAAAACATTCAAGGAACTTCAAAAAAATATAAAGATAGAGCGTGCCAAGTATCTGCTTAAAAATTCAAACACATCAATATCTGATATCGTTTCAAAAGTTGGATACTCAAATTTAAGCTATTTTTACAAACAATTTAAGGAAGATACAGGTATTACTCCTGATGAGTATAGAAAAAACTTATAA
- a CDS encoding sigma 54-interacting transcriptional regulator, with protein sequence MYNNEKRDIFSIIGGEDKKNPLTDEKIAKLLNTTREKVTEARLSNNIPDSRERRKAFILKDILHLLKRYKNISDRKLTGYLNDMGYNVSRFTVTQLRDEVKNSEEFNKMMVENVENMDKQTGDNMGFDVHDPHFFKELIGSNGSLKLQINQAKAAILYPPHGLHTLLLGPSGVGKSYMAEAMYNFAVASGTFTKDAPFVIFNCADYADNPQLLLSQLFGHKKGAFTGADSQKEGLVEKADGGILFLDEVHRLPNEGQEILFNLLDKGSYRRLGETENLRKTNVMLIAATTENPKSSLLITFRRRIPMVIEMPSLEERPIMERYYIIKEFFLKEMHRLQKKIIVETDSIKALMFYDCPGNIGQIRSDIQVGCARGFLNCMAVKTDEVIITISDFPNYVKTGLLRVDKRGPEINNILNKDLVINEDKTSTINAINDRYVMTENIYQFIEERYNELENKGFSKSEIEGVVGNEVEEELENFAKNINHGTAISKEELREIVGVDIMKTTEQAISIAQTENLNIKGNLFYSLAIHLSSTYERIVNKKIIKNPHLESIIKNNPREFNIAKKMSRVIDDNLHIIIPEDEIAFIAMYLKTFSNEEIIGKGKVGIIVITHGHVAGGMVEVANKLLGVNHAVGVEMALNESPKAVLDKTIKLVERIDEGRGCLILVDMGSLVTFGEIVTEKTGIQTRVVGRVDTVMVLEALRRAIILNSGLDDVANNLDEDKRYVARVQGIPNGKKLSKAIITMCITGKGTAIKIKSYIQEVISSFDEDINLIPLGFIDENDIQDKIRKIRETNDIIAFVGSINPEIENIPFISVEEILGESGISKLRNLINSEKVIYNPIREILDENLVVVNLKADTKNQVIDSLVEILEKNSYVNDKFMLSVYKREALGNTYLEGGIAIPHGESIYTTKPAIAVAILYKPVEWERECKVKIAFMLALNEDSKSYIDGLYSIIRNKEILNKIKNTVDKRELIDLLSSR encoded by the coding sequence TTGTATAATAATGAAAAAAGAGATATATTCTCAATAATAGGAGGTGAAGATAAAAAAAATCCACTTACAGACGAAAAAATTGCAAAATTATTAAATACTACAAGAGAAAAAGTAACTGAAGCAAGACTTTCCAATAATATACCCGATTCGAGAGAAAGAAGAAAAGCATTTATATTAAAGGATATTTTACACTTATTGAAAAGATATAAAAATATATCAGACAGGAAATTAACAGGTTACTTGAATGATATGGGATATAACGTATCTAGATTTACCGTGACTCAGCTTAGAGATGAGGTTAAAAACAGCGAGGAATTCAATAAAATGATGGTTGAAAATGTAGAGAATATGGATAAACAAACTGGTGATAATATGGGTTTTGATGTCCATGATCCCCATTTTTTCAAAGAACTTATAGGATCAAATGGAAGCTTGAAGCTTCAGATAAATCAGGCAAAAGCGGCAATACTGTACCCACCACATGGTCTTCATACACTTTTATTGGGACCATCGGGGGTAGGTAAAAGTTACATGGCCGAGGCCATGTATAATTTTGCGGTAGCATCGGGAACCTTTACAAAGGATGCCCCATTTGTAATATTCAATTGTGCCGACTATGCTGATAATCCGCAATTGCTTCTATCTCAATTATTTGGACATAAAAAAGGTGCTTTTACCGGTGCAGATTCTCAAAAAGAAGGATTGGTAGAAAAAGCAGATGGAGGAATACTGTTTTTGGACGAGGTTCACAGGCTGCCAAATGAAGGACAGGAGATACTATTTAATCTACTGGATAAGGGGAGCTACAGAAGGCTGGGTGAAACTGAAAATCTTAGAAAAACCAATGTCATGCTTATTGCTGCTACTACAGAAAATCCGAAATCATCTCTTCTTATTACCTTTAGAAGAAGAATCCCAATGGTTATAGAAATGCCTTCACTTGAAGAAAGACCGATAATGGAAAGATATTATATAATAAAAGAGTTTTTTTTGAAAGAAATGCACAGGCTTCAAAAGAAGATTATTGTAGAAACTGATTCAATAAAAGCACTTATGTTTTATGATTGTCCAGGTAATATAGGACAGATAAGGAGCGATATACAGGTAGGATGTGCAAGAGGTTTTTTAAATTGCATGGCGGTTAAAACAGATGAAGTCATAATAACTATTTCTGATTTTCCCAATTATGTAAAAACAGGACTTTTAAGAGTAGATAAAAGGGGACCTGAGATAAATAATATTTTGAATAAAGATCTTGTAATAAATGAAGATAAAACTTCTACAATAAATGCCATAAATGATAGATATGTTATGACGGAAAATATATATCAGTTTATAGAGGAAAGATACAATGAATTGGAAAACAAAGGATTTTCGAAATCGGAAATAGAGGGCGTAGTTGGAAATGAAGTTGAGGAAGAATTAGAAAATTTCGCTAAAAATATAAATCATGGTACGGCTATATCAAAGGAGGAACTAAGAGAGATTGTAGGTGTTGATATAATGAAAACTACAGAACAGGCAATTTCTATAGCACAGACTGAAAACCTAAACATAAAGGGTAATTTATTTTATTCGCTTGCAATACACTTAAGTTCTACTTATGAAAGAATTGTCAATAAAAAGATCATAAAAAATCCTCACCTTGAAAGCATAATTAAAAACAATCCCAGAGAGTTTAATATAGCAAAAAAGATGTCACGTGTAATTGATGATAATCTGCATATAATAATTCCAGAAGATGAAATAGCATTTATTGCAATGTATCTAAAAACATTTTCAAACGAGGAGATTATTGGGAAAGGGAAAGTCGGCATTATTGTAATTACACATGGACATGTAGCTGGAGGAATGGTGGAAGTTGCAAATAAACTTCTGGGAGTGAATCATGCTGTTGGTGTGGAGATGGCATTGAATGAAAGTCCAAAAGCTGTGCTGGATAAAACTATAAAATTAGTCGAGAGAATAGATGAGGGAAGAGGATGTTTGATACTTGTCGATATGGGATCTCTTGTAACTTTTGGTGAAATAGTAACGGAAAAGACAGGTATTCAGACAAGAGTTGTAGGCAGAGTTGATACAGTTATGGTTCTGGAGGCATTGAGAAGGGCAATAATATTAAACAGCGGCCTGGATGATGTGGCCAATAATCTGGATGAAGATAAGAGATATGTGGCCAGGGTACAGGGAATACCAAATGGAAAAAAATTATCTAAAGCGATAATTACCATGTGTATTACCGGGAAGGGAACTGCCATTAAAATAAAGTCTTATATACAGGAAGTAATTTCTTCATTTGACGAAGACATAAATTTGATTCCGTTGGGTTTTATAGACGAAAATGACATCCAGGATAAAATAAGAAAGATAAGAGAGACAAATGACATAATAGCATTTGTGGGAAGCATAAATCCTGAAATAGAGAATATCCCATTTATTTCTGTGGAAGAGATTCTTGGAGAGAGTGGAATAAGCAAATTGAGAAATCTTATAAATAGTGAAAAGGTTATATATAATCCCATAAGAGAAATTTTAGATGAAAATCTTGTAGTAGTCAATCTTAAAGCTGATACTAAGAATCAGGTAATAGACAGTCTGGTTGAAATTCTGGAAAAAAACAGCTATGTAAACGATAAGTTTATGTTAAGTGTTTACAAACGTGAAGCCCTAGGTAATACCTATTTGGAGGGAGGAATTGCAATACCTCATGGTGAATCAATTTATACCACTAAACCTGCCATTGCTGTAGCAATACTTTACAAGCCTGTGGAGTGGGAGAGGGAATGTAAGGTGAAAATTGCATTTATGCTGGCACTGAATGAAGATTCAAAATCCTATATAGATGGGCTCTATAGTATTATAAGAAACAAAGAAATATTAAATAAAATCAAGAATACAGTGGATAAAAGGGAATTAATAGATTTGCTGAGTTCAAGGTAA
- a CDS encoding PTS sugar transporter subunit IIA, with translation MVFDLEKFKVDKKVVLINLEDTDKIEVLKKMADRLCKEGYVKKSYIQGILKREKVFPTGLQAEGCGVAIPHTDVEHVNSPMIAVATLKNTVEFNMMGGERDDKVDVKIIFMLAMKDGNAQLALLQKLMEIIQDRELLEKICREDEIDSLVSLINSVFTSKN, from the coding sequence ATGGTTTTTGATTTAGAAAAATTCAAAGTAGATAAAAAAGTTGTATTGATAAATTTGGAAGATACCGACAAAATTGAAGTGCTCAAGAAAATGGCAGATAGGCTTTGTAAAGAAGGGTATGTAAAAAAATCGTATATACAAGGTATTTTAAAAAGAGAGAAAGTATTTCCGACAGGCTTACAGGCGGAAGGGTGTGGAGTAGCCATTCCACATACTGATGTCGAACACGTAAACAGTCCAATGATAGCTGTGGCAACTTTGAAGAATACAGTTGAATTCAACATGATGGGAGGTGAACGCGATGACAAGGTCGATGTAAAAATAATATTCATGCTTGCCATGAAGGATGGAAATGCACAATTGGCATTACTTCAAAAATTGATGGAAATTATACAGGATCGTGAGTTGCTTGAGAAGATATGCAGGGAGGATGAAATCGATAGCTTAGTGTCATTGATAAATAGTGTATTTACAAGTAAGAATTAA
- a CDS encoding PTS sugar transporter subunit IIB, which yields MSKFKILAVCGTGVATSTVAAEKCKEMLIKKGLDVDVTECKAIEVASKVDMFKPDVIVHTTPVNDEAAKGVKKFAGLPFLTGIGIDKLTDEIVVYLTNK from the coding sequence ATGAGTAAATTTAAAATTTTGGCTGTGTGTGGAACTGGAGTAGCTACATCTACCGTAGCTGCAGAGAAATGCAAGGAAATGCTTATCAAAAAAGGTCTGGATGTTGATGTTACAGAATGTAAAGCTATTGAAGTGGCTTCAAAGGTGGACATGTTCAAGCCAGATGTAATAGTTCACACTACACCTGTAAATGATGAAGCTGCAAAGGGAGTAAAAAAATTTGCAGGACTGCCGTTTCTGACAGGAATAGGAATCGATAAGCTTACAGATGAAATCGTTGTATATCTGACAAATAAGTAA
- a CDS encoding zinc-dependent alcohol dehydrogenase, producing the protein MKGKMKAQMFYAPGDVRFEEVDIPTPGDNEILVKVKAALTCGTDLKTYRRGHPTIITKTPSTFGHEFAGDVVEAGKNVTGFKPGDRVVGANTAPCYHCYFCKRGMFSLCEDLQYLNGAFSEYVVVPERILNYNYYKIPEGLDYREAALVEPLGCAVHGIDRTPIKVGETIAVIGAGPIGLMFVKLATLKGARVISVDLSDYRLEQAKKFGAVYTVNASSPEHIEKVRKLSQEGKGVDVAIEATGFPQAWENAINMIRPRGLVLAFGGTKKGSQITIDCQKFHYEEIQIKAVYHHTPYHIQQALHLLATKEIDGSMFITGEYPLSKTIDALESIGRQEGIKYAILPELDR; encoded by the coding sequence ATGAAAGGAAAAATGAAAGCACAGATGTTCTATGCACCAGGAGATGTAAGATTTGAAGAGGTGGACATACCCACTCCCGGAGACAACGAGATACTGGTAAAAGTCAAAGCTGCCCTTACCTGTGGTACCGATCTCAAGACCTACAGAAGAGGACATCCCACTATAATTACAAAAACACCTTCAACCTTTGGACATGAATTCGCAGGTGATGTTGTCGAGGCCGGTAAAAACGTTACCGGATTTAAGCCTGGCGACAGGGTCGTAGGTGCAAATACCGCGCCCTGCTACCACTGTTATTTCTGCAAAAGAGGAATGTTCAGCCTATGCGAGGACCTTCAGTATTTAAATGGAGCTTTTTCGGAATACGTTGTGGTTCCCGAGAGAATACTCAATTACAACTACTACAAGATTCCTGAAGGACTTGATTATAGGGAGGCCGCCCTTGTAGAGCCACTTGGATGTGCCGTCCATGGTATAGATAGAACCCCGATAAAAGTTGGTGAAACCATAGCAGTAATAGGTGCCGGTCCAATAGGCCTCATGTTTGTAAAGCTTGCCACTTTGAAAGGTGCAAGGGTAATCTCTGTAGATCTGTCAGATTACAGGCTTGAACAGGCGAAGAAATTTGGGGCTGTATACACGGTAAATGCATCCTCACCGGAACATATAGAAAAAGTAAGAAAACTCTCACAGGAAGGAAAAGGTGTGGACGTTGCAATTGAGGCTACAGGTTTCCCCCAGGCATGGGAAAATGCAATAAACATGATAAGACCTCGGGGACTTGTACTGGCCTTCGGCGGAACTAAAAAGGGATCACAGATAACAATTGACTGCCAGAAATTCCACTACGAGGAAATACAGATAAAGGCAGTATATCACCATACACCATATCATATACAGCAGGCCCTGCACCTTCTTGCAACCAAGGAGATTGACGGCAGTATGTTTATAACGGGAGAATATCCTCTTTCAAAAACCATAGATGCACTTGAGAGCATTGGAAGGCAGGAAGGCATTAAATATGCCATATTGCCTGAACTCGACAGGTAG
- a CDS encoding PTS galactitol transporter subunit IIC, translating into MNFLELIKTGVNWVLNLGAATMLPIIMIIFGLILGQGFKKSFKSGVTIGIGFVGLNLVIQLLTNSVGAAAQALVKNLGVHLSIIDVGWPVGAAITFATPIAALLIPAIFIFNMILLYFNMTKTMDVDIWNYWHLIFPGAMVYYAFDKNIVLAIVVALINTFVIFKLADWTAPVIEHYFGLPGISLPHGETVNFAPIMYTLNKIEDKIPLLNKVVINEKIIEQKMGVFGEPLTIGLILGLILGALGRYNVANTLTLGIQMAAVMVLMPKMVGLLMEGLMPISEGAREFISKKFPGKEVYIGLDAAVVVGNPSNMAVALIMIPITIVLSIILPYNRLLPFADLAALPFTVIWAVAATKGNIFRGLINSIITMCGVFFIATNLGALTTTLGHAVGFAFPKGATMISGIDMSCHVTLWILLKIFDIKNLPVFLVGLIALIAYAGMWFWVRNDIKKQYNLDDNFNKIEGKLEK; encoded by the coding sequence ATGAATTTTTTAGAACTAATTAAAACGGGAGTTAATTGGGTATTAAATTTAGGTGCAGCTACAATGCTACCGATTATAATGATTATCTTCGGGCTGATTTTAGGACAAGGATTTAAAAAGTCATTCAAGTCAGGGGTAACCATAGGCATTGGATTTGTCGGACTTAATCTTGTTATTCAATTGCTGACTAATTCTGTAGGAGCAGCAGCCCAGGCATTGGTCAAAAATCTGGGCGTACATTTAAGCATAATAGATGTAGGGTGGCCTGTGGGAGCGGCTATAACATTTGCAACACCTATAGCAGCTTTGCTGATTCCAGCTATTTTCATATTCAACATGATACTGCTTTATTTTAATATGACCAAGACTATGGATGTCGATATATGGAACTACTGGCATTTGATATTCCCAGGTGCAATGGTTTACTATGCTTTTGATAAGAATATAGTCTTGGCTATAGTTGTAGCCCTGATTAATACATTTGTTATTTTCAAACTTGCGGATTGGACGGCACCTGTTATTGAACACTATTTTGGACTTCCAGGTATATCATTGCCTCATGGTGAAACTGTAAACTTTGCTCCAATTATGTATACATTGAATAAAATTGAAGATAAGATTCCTCTTTTAAACAAGGTTGTAATCAATGAAAAGATAATTGAGCAGAAAATGGGAGTATTTGGTGAACCCCTGACTATAGGGCTGATATTGGGACTGATATTAGGGGCATTGGGAAGATATAATGTGGCAAATACATTGACATTAGGAATTCAAATGGCTGCGGTAATGGTTTTAATGCCTAAGATGGTAGGGCTGCTCATGGAGGGTTTAATGCCTATATCGGAAGGTGCAAGGGAATTCATATCCAAAAAATTTCCAGGTAAGGAGGTTTATATAGGATTAGATGCCGCAGTTGTTGTAGGAAATCCTTCAAATATGGCTGTTGCACTTATAATGATACCCATTACTATAGTATTATCAATTATATTGCCTTATAATAGATTGCTTCCTTTTGCAGATTTGGCTGCATTGCCGTTTACTGTTATTTGGGCGGTAGCAGCTACCAAAGGAAATATATTCAGAGGATTGATTAATTCTATTATAACCATGTGTGGAGTATTCTTTATTGCAACAAATTTAGGTGCACTTACTACGACATTAGGTCATGCGGTAGGTTTTGCTTTTCCTAAAGGAGCAACTATGATTTCAGGTATAGATATGAGCTGTCATGTTACGTTATGGATACTGCTGAAGATTTTTGATATTAAAAATTTACCTGTGTTTTTAGTTGGATTAATTGCTTTAATCGCTTATGCAGGAATGTGGTTCTGGGTTAGAAATGATATTAAAAAGCAATACAATTTAGATGACAATTTCAATAAGATAGAGGGGAAGCTTGAAAAATAA
- a CDS encoding NAD(P)H-dependent glycerol-3-phosphate dehydrogenase, which yields MAKVTIIGAGAMGSALTVPLVENGHTVNLWGTELDKKIIDNLKDGMKHPKHKCRLPSEINTFYVNQLDKAMENTDLVIMAITSDAFRKIFVRVIPYLHESMIVGSVSKGFERNSKGKVIILPEMMKEALPDKMKNKISFVAVGGPCKAIEVIWKSPTWVTYSSENIESAKYMQNILNTTDYRVQVNDDVIGTEICAAMKNAYAISLGIAEGFKNRTGFFHKNAKGALFTAAIKEMMILVEALGGNTESVIGLPGIGDLELTGEAGRNRVIGEAIGGGLSGKAAMKKMDDEGITVEGCQAVKLGFDLVKQLEIDQKLSAEDMPLLNNLYEILYKDKSGYEVMTKLLQ from the coding sequence ATGGCAAAAGTGACTATAATAGGCGCAGGAGCGATGGGTAGTGCTTTAACTGTTCCATTGGTTGAAAATGGACATACGGTTAATCTATGGGGAACGGAGTTGGACAAAAAAATAATCGATAATCTGAAAGATGGAATGAAGCATCCAAAACATAAATGCAGGCTTCCTTCAGAAATAAACACTTTTTATGTTAATCAGCTTGATAAGGCCATGGAAAATACGGATCTTGTGATAATGGCTATAACATCAGATGCATTTAGAAAAATTTTCGTGAGGGTTATACCATATTTGCATGAGAGTATGATAGTTGGAAGTGTATCAAAAGGTTTTGAGAGGAATAGCAAAGGAAAAGTAATAATACTTCCGGAAATGATGAAAGAAGCTCTTCCTGATAAAATGAAAAATAAAATTTCATTTGTAGCAGTTGGTGGACCATGCAAAGCAATTGAGGTTATATGGAAATCTCCTACATGGGTTACTTATTCAAGCGAAAATATAGAAAGCGCCAAATATATGCAGAATATTCTAAATACTACAGATTATAGAGTTCAAGTGAATGATGATGTAATTGGAACTGAGATATGTGCGGCAATGAAAAATGCATATGCGATATCCCTTGGAATAGCAGAAGGATTTAAAAACAGAACAGGCTTTTTTCATAAAAATGCAAAGGGAGCATTGTTTACTGCAGCTATAAAAGAAATGATGATACTTGTAGAAGCTCTTGGAGGAAATACTGAATCTGTTATTGGACTCCCGGGTATAGGAGATCTTGAACTTACAGGTGAGGCAGGTAGAAACAGAGTCATAGGTGAAGCTATAGGTGGAGGTTTAAGCGGAAAAGCTGCTATGAAAAAGATGGATGATGAAGGCATAACTGTAGAAGGATGCCAGGCTGTGAAGCTGGGCTTTGATCTAGTAAAGCAGTTGGAAATAGATCAAAAATTAAGTGCTGAGGATATGCCACTTCTCAACAATTTATATGAAATACTTTATAAAGATAAATCAGGCTATGAAGTCATGACTAAATTATTACAATAA
- a CDS encoding class II aldolase/adducin family protein: MLEKLKKELVEIAKEADSSGLCRHKSGNFSIRDRKTGYVVVTPTGVDRKELSYHDICVVDMNASVVEIETNVRPTSEFLMHIAVYRTRKDVHSVIHTHSKFATAFAVLGKSIPSIVYECANLKLKDGIIPVAPYGTPGTTELSNSVVEPIQRADAILLESHGVLTVDEDPKEALLKAHYVEELAEIYYRALIINGGKEPKVVPVEEIQRWKYPSQIKMNK; the protein is encoded by the coding sequence ATGTTGGAAAAATTAAAGAAGGAGTTAGTAGAGATAGCGAAAGAGGCGGACAGCTCAGGGCTGTGCAGGCATAAATCAGGAAATTTCAGCATAAGGGACAGGAAAACGGGATATGTGGTTGTAACACCCACAGGTGTGGACAGAAAGGAATTGAGTTATCACGACATATGTGTGGTGGATATGAATGCAAGTGTAGTTGAGATAGAGACAAATGTAAGACCCACAAGTGAATTCCTGATGCACATTGCAGTATACAGGACAAGAAAAGATGTGCATTCTGTAATCCATACACACTCCAAATTTGCAACGGCATTTGCGGTACTTGGCAAATCAATACCGTCAATAGTCTATGAGTGTGCAAACCTTAAGCTGAAGGATGGAATAATTCCTGTTGCGCCTTATGGCACACCTGGTACCACCGAGCTTTCAAACAGTGTAGTAGAGCCTATACAGAGAGCTGATGCAATACTTCTTGAAAGCCATGGAGTATTGACGGTGGATGAAGATCCGAAGGAAGCTCTCCTGAAGGCGCATTATGTAGAAGAGCTTGCTGAAATATATTATAGAGCTCTTATAATAAATGGAGGAAAGGAACCAAAGGTAGTTCCTGTTGAAGAAATTCAAAGATGGAAGTATCCTTCTCAGATAAAAATGAACAAGTAG